From Bdellovibrio sp. KM01:
AGCTCCATCAGAAATGGCAGCTGTGGCGGCGGCATTTGCAACGGGAGTATCACGATCCGCGAGTTTAAGACCAAACAGTGATCTTGATACGCACTCCGAGCATCCAAGAAATCACCTAACGAAGCAGGCTGCCGTCTGGGAGCAGTTCGCAGCGATGGTGAAAGTTCTAAAAGCTGTACCGACGGCGGATGGACAAAGTCTTTTTGATAAAACGACAATCGTGGCGTTTTCAGAATTCTCTCGTACGCCAGCATTGAATGAAGCGAAGGGAAAAGACCATAACCCATTGACGAACTCAGTGTTGGTGTCTGGACCGGGCTTTAAAAAGAACACTGCGATTGGTGGCAGTCGTATTGTGAATCGCCGTGTCTCTGCTTCGGGTACGCCATATCATGTGGCGGTCCCTGTTGACTTCACTACGGGCCGTGTAGCGACTCGCAGAGATGAATTCTCGATGGGTGAGATGATCACGCCAGAAAACGTGATGGCAACTGTGGCGGACAGCTTGGGCTTAAGCCGCGCGATGTTCGGTTGTGCTCGTCAGAACACGAAATCGATTCGTGGGATTTTAAAATAGAAATGATTTGAAAAAGAAAACGCCGCTGATGAAGCGGCGTTTTTATTTTATAACTAGATTGTTAGATTCAACAGAGAAATGAACTAGCGTTTTTCCCAGGCGATGTTATGGAACGAATGAGCTTTCGTTTCTTGTTCCCCAGAGATCGCATGTGCCGCTGTCAGAAGAACATTGACGCCTGCTAAAATGATAGTCACGTAAACCACTGTTTTTTTGAGTTTGGAGATATTGTTTTTCATACAGGTTTACTAATGCAAACCCAGGGCCGTCATTCAAAGTGGAACGATCCTTCCTCAACTCCGCCCTGTTCGATCTCGGACGTTATATCTCATCTTGAGACAGATAAGTGTTCCATTAATTGCGCTGGACCTGACAAGGATTGCAGGGCGTTTTACCTATTTTACCGAAGGTACTTTTAGAGTTGTACGCCGAATAAAAAAGAGAGTCTTGCGACTCCCTTTCTGATTGGAGAAAGTAAGGCCGTACCTTTACAAGGCCGTACCTTTACACGCCGCACCCCCAAAAGGTACGGCGTACCTTTTAGAGGTTGCGGCGGTATTGGCCGCCTACTTCGTAGAGGGCTGTCGTCATTTGATAAAGGCTGCAGTATTTTGCGGCGTTCATCAATGCGGCGAAGATGTTTCCGCCGTTTAGGACTGTGTCTTTAAGTTTCTTCAAAGCCAATTCACCTTCGGACTCGTGGTCTTTTTGGTATTTATGAACATTGTCGAGCTGTTGGTTTTTTTCTTCATACGAAGCACGGGCCAATTCAATTTTTGGTGGAACGTAGTCCGCCGCCATTGTTTTTGGATCGATGAATGTATTTACGCCGATGATTGGCAATGTGCCATCATGTTTTAGGCGCTCATAGTATAAAGATTCTTCCTGGATCTTAGAACGTTGGTATTGGGTTTCCATGGCACCCAAAACACCACCGCGTTCGTTGATCTTTTTAAACTCGTTTAGAACCGCTTCCTCAACCAGATCCGTTAACTCGTCCATGAAGTAGGAACCCTGCATTGGGTTTTCATTCATCGTCATGCCGAATTCACGGTTGATGATCATTTGGATCGCCATCGCACGACGAACAGATTCCTCTGTCGGTGTTGTGATCGCTTCATCGTAGGCATTCGTGTGCAAGCTGTTGCAATTATCATAGATAGCTAACAAAGCCTGCAATGTTGTACGGATGTCATTGAAATCGATTTCCTGCGCATGCAGAGAACGACCTGATGTCTGGATGTGGTATTTCAATTTTTGAGAACGATCGTTCGCCTTATAAAGGTCACGCATCGCCACCGCCCAAATACGACGAGCGACACGGCCCAAAACTGAATACTCCGGATCTAGACCATTTGAAAAGAAGAATGAAAGATTGGGAGCAAAGTCGTCGACTTTCAAACCACGGGACAGATAGTACTCAACGAACGTGAAACCATTTGAAAGTGTGAATGCCAATTGAGAGATCGGATTCGCACCGGCCTCCGCAATGTGGTAACCCGAAATAGACACAGAATAGAAGTTACGGATTTTTTGCTTAACAAAGTATTCCGCAATGTCGCCCATCATTTTCAAAGCGAAATTGATCGAGAAAATACAAGTGTTTTGACCTTGGTCTTCCTTAAGGATGTCCGCTTGAACCGTTCCACGCACTTGTTGCAATGTCCAGATCGCGATGTCGTTGTATTCTTCAGGAGTGACCTTACGACCCAGTTCTTTTTCTTTCTTTTCAACCTGTTGATCAATCGCCGTGTTGAAATAGAAAGCCAGGATCATCGGTGCGGGACCGTTGATCGTCATGGAAACCGATGTATTGGGATTGATCAAATCAAAGCCTGCGAAAAGCTTTTTCATGTCATCCAAAGTACAAATGCTGACGCCGGACTCCCCGACTTTACCGAAGATATCGGGGCGTTGATCAGGATCTTGTCCGTATAAAGTCACAGAGTCAAAAGCCGTGGACAGACGATGAGCCGTTTCACCCTTAGTCAGGTAATGGAAACGACGGTTCGTTCTTTCTGGAGTACCTTCCCCTGCGAACATACGCTTAGGATCTTCATCGGCACGTTTTAATGGGAATACACCGCCTGTGTATGGGAATTCACCAGGAACGTTTTCAAGTTTCAAATAACGGAATCTATCGCCCCAGTCCTTCATTTTAGGAACTACGACTTTGCGGATTTTTGTACCGCTCAATGATTCACGCACCAATTTTTGGCGAATTTCTTTATCACGAACTTGGAATACCAATTCGTCGCCAGAATAACGCTCCACCAATTGATCGTAATTTTTAAGAGCGTCCAATTCTTCAGCCGTAAAATCAGATTCCAACTGCGACTGAACTTTTTGAACCGTCTCAGCAGGAGTTCCAAGCAAAGGAGCCAGCTTTTGCAAACCACCCAGTTTTGAAGCAACTTCAGCCAGTTCTTCTGTACGTTTCTTGTACTTATGAACTGTGCCCACGATCTCTGCCAGATAGTTTTGACGATCCGGAGAAATGATCCCGTGTTCTTCAGCGGAAAGGATGTTGTTTTTATAAGCGGCATCCACCACCCAGCGTCCCTTTTGTTTTTCCTCCAAAAGATCTGCAATTTTAAAGAATAATTTATTAACGCCGCCATCATTGAACTGAGAGGCCTGAGTCAAGAACACAGGTACTTGAACTTTTTCATCAAAGATCTTGCGAGAGCGTTTGTATTGTTTGGAGACGTCACGAAGAGCGTCCAAAGCGCCGCGACGATCGGCTTTATTCACAGCAATCAAATCTGCGAAGTCGATCATGTCGATTTTTTCAAGCTGTGATTGAGCACCGAAATCTGACGTCATCACGTACATGGACATATCACTGACTTCAGTGATGGCCATATTGCCCTGACCGATACCTGATGTTTCGGCGATGATGAAATCGAAATCAAGCTGGCGGACGAATTTCAAAATCTCTGGCAAGCTGGATGCGATCTCACGACCTGATCCACGGGAAGCCACAGAACGCATGAAGACCTTTGTACGAGACAAAGAGTTCATACGGATACGGTCACCCAGCAAAGAACCACCGGTTTTACGTTTCGATGGGTCCACGCAGACCACGGCGATTTTTTTATCTGGATAAGCATTCAGGTAACGCTGAACCAATTCATCGATAAGTGAAGATTTACCCGCACCACCTGTACCGGTGATACCAAGTACCAAAGGTGGCTGCTTGGCTTTGAAGTTTTCCAAGCCATAGGAAGACAAAGAAACATCTTTGTTGCCATTTTCGATAGCCGTCAAAGCGACACCCAATTCCACAGAAGGAACCGTGTCGCCAGCAAAGATGTTTTTCTTGGTTTTAAATTCTTTTTGTTTTTCCAAAAGATCGAAGTCGCAACCTTTAACGATCATCTCGATCATGCCTTCAAGGCCTAATCTGCGCCCATCATCCGGATGGAAGATTTGCGAAATGCCGTAGGCTTCCAGTTCTTTCTTTTCATCGTAAACGATAACTCCGCCGCCACCGCCATAGATTTGCACATAGCCCGCACCTGCTTCGTTCAAAAGATCACGCATGTATTTGAAGTATTCCATGTGACCGCCCTGGTAAGAGCTAATACACACGCCTTGCGCGCCTTCCTGCAAAACGGCTTTCACCACATCACTGACGGATCTATTGTGACCCAGGTGGATCACTTCCGCGCCCATATCTTGTAAAATACGGCGCATGATATTGATGCTGGCGTCGTGACCGTCGAACAATGCGGCAGCCGTGACAATTCTAACTGGATGCTTTGGAGTATATGCCATGAAAAAACCTTATGTAACATCAGCGAGGATTCTCACCTCGCTGACAATGTGAAAACTACTCCGGCAACGCCGGAGTGCAGACCCATGGACTACTGTCCTTTGAATGCTGCTTTACGTTTTTCGATAAAGGCACCAGTGCCTTCTTTAACGTCGTCGGTGTTGAAAAGTTCCGCGAAGATTCTTGCTTCGTTTTTCTGAGCTTCTTCAACGTCCAAGTCCCACGCTTGATTGATAGAACGTTTTGCCATGCCCACTGCAATGGGAGCTTTCGACAAAATCGCCTCAACAGTTTTCATCACTGTCGTCATCAATTCAGCTTGTGAAACGACTTTGTTCACCAGTCCATACCCCAGAGCTTCCGCTGCTGTGATCATATTTCCAGTGTAAGTCAGCTCCCGTGCTTTACGTTGACCGATAGCGCGAGCCATACGAACTGTCCCACCGAAACCTGGGATCAAACCAAGGCTTACTTCTGGCAAACCGAATTTTGCATTTTCAGAAGCATAGATAAAGTCGCAACCCAGGGCCAACTCACAACCACCACCCAATGCGAAGCCATTCACGGCTGCGATCACCGGGATTTTCAAAAGAGTCAGCTCGTGAAAAATAGACTGACCACGTTGTGCGAAGATCATGCCTTTTTCTTCATCCAAGGCGTTGATCTCTTTAATGTCAGCGCCTGCAACGAAAGCTTTTTCGCCAGCCCCTGTGATGATCAAGGCACGTGCATCGACATACGGCATTTCGCCGATTTGACGAAGAGCTTCGGCCATTTCTTCCAGGACTGTTGAATTCAAAGCATTCAAAGCTTCAGGACGGTTGATAGTCAAAACCCAAACGCCATTCGGT
This genomic window contains:
- the icmF gene encoding fused isobutyryl-CoA mutase/GTPase IcmF, translating into MAYTPKHPVRIVTAAALFDGHDASINIMRRILQDMGAEVIHLGHNRSVSDVVKAVLQEGAQGVCISSYQGGHMEYFKYMRDLLNEAGAGYVQIYGGGGGVIVYDEKKELEAYGISQIFHPDDGRRLGLEGMIEMIVKGCDFDLLEKQKEFKTKKNIFAGDTVPSVELGVALTAIENGNKDVSLSSYGLENFKAKQPPLVLGITGTGGAGKSSLIDELVQRYLNAYPDKKIAVVCVDPSKRKTGGSLLGDRIRMNSLSRTKVFMRSVASRGSGREIASSLPEILKFVRQLDFDFIIAETSGIGQGNMAITEVSDMSMYVMTSDFGAQSQLEKIDMIDFADLIAVNKADRRGALDALRDVSKQYKRSRKIFDEKVQVPVFLTQASQFNDGGVNKLFFKIADLLEEKQKGRWVVDAAYKNNILSAEEHGIISPDRQNYLAEIVGTVHKYKKRTEELAEVASKLGGLQKLAPLLGTPAETVQKVQSQLESDFTAEELDALKNYDQLVERYSGDELVFQVRDKEIRQKLVRESLSGTKIRKVVVPKMKDWGDRFRYLKLENVPGEFPYTGGVFPLKRADEDPKRMFAGEGTPERTNRRFHYLTKGETAHRLSTAFDSVTLYGQDPDQRPDIFGKVGESGVSICTLDDMKKLFAGFDLINPNTSVSMTINGPAPMILAFYFNTAIDQQVEKKEKELGRKVTPEEYNDIAIWTLQQVRGTVQADILKEDQGQNTCIFSINFALKMMGDIAEYFVKQKIRNFYSVSISGYHIAEAGANPISQLAFTLSNGFTFVEYYLSRGLKVDDFAPNLSFFFSNGLDPEYSVLGRVARRIWAVAMRDLYKANDRSQKLKYHIQTSGRSLHAQEIDFNDIRTTLQALLAIYDNCNSLHTNAYDEAITTPTEESVRRAMAIQMIINREFGMTMNENPMQGSYFMDELTDLVEEAVLNEFKKINERGGVLGAMETQYQRSKIQEESLYYERLKHDGTLPIIGVNTFIDPKTMAADYVPPKIELARASYEEKNQQLDNVHKYQKDHESEGELALKKLKDTVLNGGNIFAALMNAAKYCSLYQMTTALYEVGGQYRRNL
- a CDS encoding enoyl-CoA hydratase/isomerase family protein — translated: MASFNYKTLLLEQKPNGVWVLTINRPEALNALNSTVLEEMAEALRQIGEMPYVDARALIITGAGEKAFVAGADIKEINALDEEKGMIFAQRGQSIFHELTLLKIPVIAAVNGFALGGGCELALGCDFIYASENAKFGLPEVSLGLIPGFGGTVRMARAIGQRKARELTYTGNMITAAEALGYGLVNKVVSQAELMTTVMKTVEAILSKAPIAVGMAKRSINQAWDLDVEEAQKNEARIFAELFNTDDVKEGTGAFIEKRKAAFKGQ